Proteins found in one Salinimonas lutimaris genomic segment:
- a CDS encoding DsbE family thiol:disulfide interchange protein, with translation MKKSLVVAIPLIIFLTMAVFLFKGLFSDPRALDSQINGKPLPQFQLPDLMNPRQQYTPEDLTGQVTILNVWGVWCVTCAVEMPYLTQLKEQGVRFVGLYFDQDLDPDFGTKRLIDVQNEVAEMLAQYGNPYAFNIFDVQRDTSLDLGVTGAPEHFVIDANGTVRMHHVGDINERVWNNKVGPMYQQLVQEAGGSQ, from the coding sequence ATGAAAAAAAGTCTGGTTGTGGCGATACCGCTCATCATTTTTTTAACGATGGCAGTGTTTTTGTTTAAAGGATTATTTTCGGACCCCCGTGCGCTGGACTCACAGATAAACGGAAAGCCATTGCCCCAGTTTCAGCTGCCCGATCTGATGAATCCCCGGCAGCAGTACACCCCGGAGGATCTGACTGGTCAGGTCACCATTTTAAATGTATGGGGCGTGTGGTGTGTAACCTGTGCGGTGGAAATGCCCTATCTGACGCAGCTTAAAGAGCAGGGGGTACGGTTTGTCGGATTGTACTTTGACCAGGATTTGGACCCTGATTTTGGCACCAAACGTCTTATTGATGTACAAAACGAAGTCGCCGAAATGCTGGCCCAGTATGGCAACCCGTATGCCTTTAACATTTTCGATGTGCAGCGGGACACATCTCTGGATTTGGGTGTGACCGGCGCACCGGAGCATTTTGTTATCGATGCAAATGGTACTGTGAGAATGCACCACGTAGGCGATATCAACGAACGGGTCTGGAACAATAAGGTGGGTCCGATGTATCAGCAACTGGTGCAAGAAGCCGGGGGCAGCCAATGA
- the rfbB gene encoding dTDP-glucose 4,6-dehydratase — protein MAKTLLVTGGAGFIGANFVHYWLAQHSQDKVIVLDALTYAGNQENLTMLESNPQFTFVKGDICDTDLVVDLLRKHSVDTLVHFAAESHVDRSILGPDAFIETNIIGTYSLLKAAKLVWLDGPRSEGKDPLPHRFHHVSTDEVYGTLEADDPAFTEDTAYAPNSPYSASKAASDHLVRAYHHTYGLEVTTSNCSNNYGPFHFPEKLIPLIITNILYDKALPVYGDGLQIRDWLYVEDHARGIEKVLLQGEIGENYNIGGHNEWANIDIVKLICQLMDEKFAEDETLAQRYPQARQVAAGNSAELITYVTDRPGHDRRYAIDATKSQNVLGYTPFESFNSGIRKTLNWYLDNEAWWQPLLEKQL, from the coding sequence ATGGCGAAAACATTATTAGTTACCGGTGGGGCTGGATTTATCGGCGCCAATTTTGTTCACTACTGGCTGGCACAGCACAGTCAGGATAAGGTTATTGTGCTTGATGCACTGACCTATGCCGGCAATCAGGAAAACCTGACCATGCTGGAAAGTAATCCTCAGTTCACCTTTGTTAAAGGTGATATCTGCGATACTGATCTGGTTGTGGACTTACTGCGCAAGCACAGCGTCGATACTCTGGTCCACTTTGCCGCAGAGTCTCATGTGGATCGCTCAATACTGGGCCCGGATGCCTTTATTGAAACCAATATTATCGGCACTTACTCGTTGCTTAAAGCTGCCAAACTGGTGTGGCTGGACGGCCCGCGTTCAGAAGGTAAAGATCCGCTGCCTCACCGCTTTCATCATGTGTCTACGGATGAGGTCTATGGTACGCTGGAAGCTGATGACCCGGCGTTTACAGAAGACACTGCCTATGCGCCCAATTCGCCGTATTCAGCCAGTAAAGCCGCCTCAGACCATTTGGTTCGAGCTTATCATCATACATACGGCCTTGAGGTGACAACCAGCAACTGCTCTAACAACTACGGCCCGTTTCACTTCCCCGAAAAGCTGATTCCACTGATTATTACCAATATTCTGTATGATAAAGCCCTGCCAGTATACGGCGATGGGCTGCAAATCAGAGACTGGCTGTATGTGGAAGACCATGCCCGCGGCATTGAGAAAGTGTTACTGCAGGGCGAGATTGGTGAAAATTACAATATTGGTGGCCATAATGAATGGGCGAACATTGATATTGTAAAACTTATCTGTCAGCTGATGGACGAAAAATTTGCTGAAGACGAGACGCTGGCGCAGCGGTATCCGCAGGCCAGACAGGTCGCTGCCGGTAACAGTGCTGAGCTGATTACGTATGTCACCGATCGTCCTGGTCATGACCGCCGCTATGCCATCGATGCTACCAAGTCGCAGAATGTGCTGGGTTACACGCCATTTGAATCGTTTAACTCAGGCATTCGCAAAACCCTGAACTGGTATCTGGATAATGAAGCCTGGTGGCAGCCATTACTGGAGAAACAGCTTTAA
- the ccmI gene encoding c-type cytochrome biogenesis protein CcmI has product MSWHGFHIGAAVLLTLLVLSVLLPWVWHRQSGKGRFANNIALVRQRLEEIDREASEGIISEQDKQQAIDELKLSLADDENNRKPARQRRVSGLVVAVGALVALVAGGLTYYQVNQLDQVASARQAVAALPTLSQKLSSGQASDFSATDIKNLILAIRQRLQHEPDDAQGWMFLGRLLGSVNQTSQAVAALEKAYALVPDNMSVVTTYIQLLMATDQRNQIVTAQNVLKARLTSSPDNQQYALMLAVASAKIGDLATTEQYFEQVRSALPANSDIVTSLSARITQMKSDAAKVGQQSVADNSSEPKSAARTNESTTDNTVTVTVELSERVTDNIPASGYLIVFAQDARSQNKMPAAVVRQPLSAFPVTVTLDNSSAMLPAYTLSTLSDVRIIARISEDKDVMASAGDWQGEITLSLGDKAHAKHKIVINKELQ; this is encoded by the coding sequence ATGTCGTGGCATGGTTTTCATATAGGCGCTGCGGTGTTGCTCACATTGCTGGTGCTGAGTGTTTTGTTGCCTTGGGTATGGCACAGACAATCCGGCAAAGGACGCTTTGCCAATAATATTGCCCTGGTGCGTCAGCGTCTTGAGGAAATAGACCGGGAAGCGAGTGAAGGCATCATCAGTGAGCAGGATAAACAACAGGCAATAGATGAACTCAAACTGTCGCTGGCAGATGATGAAAACAACCGGAAGCCAGCCCGTCAGCGACGGGTCAGTGGCCTGGTTGTGGCGGTAGGGGCGCTGGTTGCACTTGTTGCCGGAGGGTTAACGTATTATCAGGTTAATCAGCTTGACCAGGTTGCCAGTGCCCGGCAGGCTGTGGCAGCATTGCCGACGCTGTCGCAAAAACTCAGCAGTGGCCAAGCCAGTGACTTTTCAGCAACAGATATAAAAAATCTGATTCTGGCGATTCGCCAGCGTTTACAGCATGAGCCGGATGACGCTCAGGGGTGGATGTTCTTGGGCCGTTTATTGGGCTCGGTCAATCAGACATCACAAGCTGTTGCCGCGCTGGAAAAAGCCTATGCCCTTGTGCCCGATAACATGTCAGTAGTAACCACTTACATACAACTGTTAATGGCCACTGACCAGCGCAACCAGATTGTGACTGCGCAGAATGTGCTTAAAGCGCGGCTGACCTCCAGTCCGGACAACCAGCAGTATGCCCTGATGCTGGCTGTGGCTTCCGCTAAGATTGGGGACCTGGCTACCACTGAACAGTATTTTGAACAGGTGCGTAGTGCGCTGCCGGCAAACAGTGATATTGTGACCTCATTGTCGGCCAGGATCACACAAATGAAATCCGATGCCGCTAAGGTTGGTCAGCAGTCAGTCGCTGATAATAGCAGTGAACCAAAATCCGCTGCCCGGACTAATGAAAGCACCACTGACAATACCGTGACAGTGACCGTTGAGTTATCTGAACGGGTTACAGATAACATCCCGGCGAGCGGATACCTGATTGTATTTGCTCAGGATGCCCGCTCGCAGAATAAAATGCCAGCGGCGGTTGTCAGGCAGCCTCTATCAGCATTTCCGGTTACGGTAACACTAGATAACAGCAGCGCCATGCTGCCGGCTTACACATTGTCCACGCTTTCTGATGTCAGGATTATTGCACGGATTTCTGAAGATAAGGACGTAATGGCCAGCGCCGGAGACTGGCAGGGCGAAATAACGCTTTCACTGGGGGACAAGGCCCATGCAAAGCATAAAATTGTGATAAATAAGGAACTACAGTGA
- the rfbC gene encoding dTDP-4-dehydrorhamnose 3,5-epimerase, which produces MQIISTAIDDVKIIEPKVFGDERGFFMETFRDNWFREQCADVTFVQDNRSRSKQGILRGMHYQLEQTQGKLVSVTEGEVFDVAVDMRKDSSTYGKWVGALLSAQNKRQLWVPAGFAHGFYVTTQVAEFSYKCTDYYHPQSEVSLAWDDPAVGIEWPLVDGQLPSLSDKDTKGYAFGDAPAF; this is translated from the coding sequence ATGCAAATTATTTCTACAGCAATTGACGATGTAAAAATCATCGAGCCGAAGGTATTTGGCGATGAGCGCGGCTTCTTTATGGAAACGTTCCGCGATAACTGGTTTCGTGAGCAGTGTGCCGATGTCACCTTTGTTCAGGACAACCGCAGCCGCTCAAAGCAGGGCATTTTGCGCGGCATGCATTACCAGCTGGAACAAACCCAGGGCAAACTGGTGTCTGTCACCGAAGGCGAGGTCTTTGATGTTGCCGTGGATATGCGTAAAGACTCCTCAACCTACGGTAAGTGGGTGGGTGCACTGCTAAGCGCCCAGAATAAGCGTCAGCTTTGGGTGCCGGCCGGCTTTGCGCACGGATTTTATGTGACTACTCAGGTTGCCGAATTCAGCTACAAGTGTACTGATTATTACCATCCTCAGTCAGAAGTATCGCTGGCATGGGATGATCCGGCGGTGGGTATTGAATGGCCGCTGGTTGATGGCCAGCTACCGTCGTTGTCAGATAAAGATACCAAAGGCTATGCCTTTGGTGATGCCCCTGCATTTTAA
- a CDS encoding DUF6170 family protein, producing MAFYFTTRHIPGLQDRPLAERMALLEAAGKQMSVPEKTLLNVLKLLVIVPVFIFIMRTANDWSSLLWAFVVFLLYPLLVKPVQYSLCAKYLVLPESPSKE from the coding sequence ATGGCTTTTTATTTTACAACCCGCCACATCCCTGGCTTACAGGACCGTCCTCTTGCAGAGCGTATGGCACTACTTGAGGCTGCTGGCAAACAAATGTCAGTTCCGGAAAAGACCTTACTGAATGTGCTTAAATTGCTGGTGATTGTGCCGGTATTTATTTTTATTATGCGAACTGCAAACGATTGGTCATCGTTGCTGTGGGCATTTGTAGTATTCCTACTCTACCCATTGCTGGTTAAACCCGTGCAGTACTCGTTATGTGCAAAGTATCTTGTTTTGCCTGAATCCCCATCTAAGGAGTGA
- the galE gene encoding UDP-glucose 4-epimerase GalE, whose amino-acid sequence MKTILVTGGAGYIGSHTTLQLLERDFQVVVLDNLANASPESLRRVESLTGKSVTFVQGDIRDTAVLDDIFSQHDIHAVIHFAGLKAVGESVQKPLEYYENNVYGTLTLCKAMRQHNCKNIVFSSSATVYGDPAALPLREDMSTGQPTNPYGMSKLMVENVLRDLYASDDEWNIVLLRYFNPVGAHPSGQIGEDPNGIPNNLMPYISQVATGKLKQLSVFGDDYDTKDGTGVRDYIHVEDLANGHLKALDRIDLSMGLDVYNLGTGQGYSVLEMVNAFEQASGQTINYTLAPRRNGDVAACYADPTKAAQELNWHAEKGLQDMCKDVWHWQSNNPQGYAK is encoded by the coding sequence ATGAAAACCATTCTTGTAACCGGCGGCGCCGGCTATATCGGCAGTCATACCACGTTACAATTACTGGAGCGCGACTTTCAGGTTGTCGTTCTGGATAACCTGGCCAACGCCAGCCCTGAATCTTTACGTCGGGTAGAGAGCCTGACCGGCAAGTCGGTCACCTTTGTGCAGGGTGATATCCGCGACACCGCCGTACTGGATGACATTTTCAGTCAACACGACATTCACGCGGTAATTCACTTTGCCGGCTTGAAGGCTGTGGGTGAGTCGGTTCAAAAGCCGCTGGAATATTACGAGAACAACGTATACGGCACGCTCACGTTATGTAAAGCAATGCGCCAGCACAACTGTAAAAACATTGTGTTTAGCTCTTCAGCAACAGTTTACGGCGACCCTGCCGCATTACCACTGCGCGAGGACATGTCGACCGGTCAGCCAACTAACCCCTATGGTATGTCTAAACTGATGGTGGAAAATGTACTGCGCGATCTGTATGCCTCAGATGACGAATGGAATATTGTGTTGTTGCGGTACTTCAACCCGGTGGGTGCGCATCCGTCTGGCCAGATTGGTGAAGATCCTAACGGTATTCCGAACAACCTGATGCCGTATATCTCGCAGGTCGCCACCGGTAAGCTGAAACAACTCAGTGTATTTGGTGATGACTATGATACGAAAGACGGTACCGGCGTACGCGACTATATACACGTAGAAGACTTAGCCAACGGCCACCTCAAAGCACTGGACAGAATTGATTTGTCGATGGGACTGGATGTTTATAATCTGGGCACCGGTCAGGGATATTCGGTTCTGGAGATGGTCAACGCGTTTGAGCAGGCTTCCGGTCAGACTATCAATTATACACTGGCCCCGCGTCGTAATGGTGATGTGGCAGCCTGTTATGCCGATCCGACTAAAGCCGCACAAGAGTTGAACTGGCATGCCGAAAAAGGCCTGCAGGATATGTGTAAAGACGTATGGCACTGGCAGTCCAATAACCCTCAGGGTTACGCCAAATAG
- the rfbA gene encoding glucose-1-phosphate thymidylyltransferase RfbA — translation MSERVGIILAGGSGTRLHPLTKVVSKQLMPIYDKPMIYYPLSTLMLAGIKEILIITTPEEQGRFIELLGDGSQLGIKLEYVAQPSPDGLAQAFILGEEFINGRPSALVLGDNIFYGHDMMKSLQHANNNTRNATVFGYHVTDPERYGVVDFDQDGKAISIEEKPAKPKSSYAVTGLYFYPPQVVDIAKAIEPSPRGELEITDVNNVFLQQELLDVEVMGRGSAWLDTGTIDSLMDASNFIAAIEKRQGLKVCCPEEIAYRKGFISAEQLQELAKPLVKSGYGKYLLQILSENVF, via the coding sequence ATGAGTGAACGCGTAGGGATTATTCTTGCCGGTGGATCCGGCACCCGTTTGCACCCATTAACTAAGGTCGTCAGCAAGCAGCTGATGCCGATTTACGATAAACCCATGATTTATTACCCGCTGTCTACTTTGATGCTGGCGGGGATCAAAGAAATCCTGATCATTACCACTCCTGAAGAGCAGGGCCGGTTTATTGAACTGCTCGGCGATGGCAGTCAGCTTGGTATCAAGCTGGAATACGTGGCTCAGCCTTCGCCAGACGGTCTGGCGCAGGCCTTTATTCTGGGCGAAGAATTTATTAATGGTCGCCCATCGGCGCTGGTTCTGGGAGATAACATCTTCTACGGCCATGACATGATGAAATCACTGCAACATGCCAACAACAATACGCGCAATGCGACCGTGTTTGGCTATCATGTTACTGACCCTGAGCGTTATGGTGTGGTCGACTTTGATCAGGATGGCAAAGCTATCAGCATTGAGGAAAAGCCGGCCAAACCCAAGTCCAGTTATGCGGTAACAGGCTTGTACTTTTATCCGCCCCAGGTTGTGGATATTGCCAAAGCAATTGAGCCCTCCCCTCGTGGCGAGCTTGAAATTACTGATGTCAACAATGTGTTTTTACAGCAGGAGTTGCTGGATGTTGAGGTCATGGGTCGTGGTTCAGCCTGGCTGGATACCGGCACTATCGACAGCCTGATGGATGCATCGAACTTTATTGCTGCCATTGAGAAACGTCAGGGTCTAAAAGTGTGTTGCCCTGAAGAAATTGCGTATCGTAAGGGGTTTATCAGTGCTGAGCAATTACAAGAACTGGCGAAACCACTGGTTAAGAGTGGTTATGGTAAATATCTTCTTCAAATATTAAGTGAAAACGTTTTTTAA
- the rfbD gene encoding dTDP-4-dehydrorhamnose reductase — protein sequence MIVVIGKSGQLARELAASAPDTTVCLGRDDIDITNAQSINTTLQQYSASAVINASAYTAVDNAESEQEQAFLINDTAVGLLGEYCAAHNLHLVQVSTDYVFNGQHHTPVEVDALRDPIGVYGASKAAGEQALESIHGLSYTLIRTAWVYSRFGNNFVHTMLRLMKEKPQLGVIADQVGTPTCAAGLAQACLFAAYHAVQGNHHWTDQGVASWYDFAVAIQRLAVAKGLLDKAVPVNPITTADYPTPAQRPAYSVLSKSTLKTAFADVEQKHWEARLASMLDTLN from the coding sequence ATGATTGTGGTTATCGGAAAATCGGGCCAGCTGGCCCGGGAACTGGCAGCTTCCGCACCGGATACAACGGTGTGTCTTGGTCGGGATGATATTGATATTACGAATGCGCAGAGTATCAACACAACACTGCAACAATACAGTGCCAGTGCCGTTATCAATGCCTCTGCCTATACGGCTGTTGATAACGCTGAATCTGAACAGGAGCAGGCATTTCTTATCAATGATACCGCAGTGGGTTTATTGGGTGAGTATTGTGCAGCCCACAACCTGCACCTGGTACAGGTGTCGACCGACTATGTATTTAACGGTCAGCATCACACACCGGTTGAGGTTGATGCACTACGCGACCCGATTGGGGTGTACGGTGCCAGTAAAGCTGCTGGCGAACAGGCGCTGGAGTCGATTCATGGACTCAGTTATACCCTGATTCGTACTGCCTGGGTCTATTCGCGCTTTGGCAATAACTTTGTGCATACCATGCTTCGTTTGATGAAGGAAAAACCACAGCTGGGCGTGATTGCCGATCAGGTAGGTACGCCGACCTGTGCTGCCGGTCTGGCGCAGGCCTGTCTTTTTGCAGCATACCATGCTGTTCAGGGTAATCATCACTGGACTGATCAGGGCGTTGCCAGCTGGTATGACTTTGCTGTAGCTATCCAACGCCTGGCTGTTGCCAAAGGGTTGCTGGATAAGGCGGTGCCGGTCAATCCGATTACCACGGCTGACTACCCGACCCCGGCGCAGCGCCCCGCGTATAGTGTATTAAGCAAATCCACCCTGAAAACTGCCTTCGCTGATGTGGAACAAAAACATTGGGAAGCCCGTCTGGCCAGCATGCTGGACACACTGAATTAA
- a CDS encoding capsule biosynthesis protein yields the protein MLKSTQKKLKQLTSHAARVFAVIWVIYGVYLLLWAAPQYESQSQLIIKKSDGGSSFDPTSLVMASVSDAPLSTDSVLVEAFIKSQDMYDYLVENYALNKNYQSDRADFFSRLSSSASKEAKFQYFLDHIEVEVDSSSAVITLRTRGFTSEFANTLNKAIIEHAEDFINNINNDLAKSKLGFAKGEHELVEQKLSKAKRDLLAFQAKYNVLDPTAEGAASQQIAFSMEATLAQKQAELRAMSSTMSDLAPEIRNIRRQITALQEAVSKQKNELNSGAVSSKDNISMTEVMAQYSDLQIQLQLAIQAYSSSLITLENTRVEAYEKVQHLVTIEKPTQPDSHQYPEIIYNMTLFGVILFMLYGIGRIVIATIKEL from the coding sequence GTGCTGAAGTCTACGCAAAAAAAACTAAAGCAGTTAACCAGTCACGCAGCACGGGTTTTTGCTGTAATCTGGGTAATTTATGGGGTATATCTGCTGTTGTGGGCTGCCCCTCAGTATGAAAGTCAGAGCCAGCTGATTATCAAAAAATCGGACGGCGGGAGTTCCTTTGATCCGACATCATTAGTAATGGCGTCTGTGTCTGACGCGCCTTTATCTACTGATAGTGTTCTGGTAGAAGCTTTTATCAAATCTCAGGATATGTATGATTATCTCGTCGAGAATTATGCACTGAATAAAAATTACCAATCGGATCGGGCGGACTTTTTCAGTCGGCTAAGCAGCAGTGCATCTAAAGAGGCTAAATTTCAGTATTTTCTGGACCATATCGAAGTTGAGGTTGATTCGTCTTCGGCTGTCATCACTTTGCGTACGCGAGGCTTTACCAGTGAGTTTGCCAATACACTGAATAAAGCCATCATTGAACACGCAGAAGACTTTATCAACAACATCAATAATGATCTGGCAAAATCTAAACTGGGCTTTGCCAAAGGCGAGCATGAACTCGTTGAACAAAAGCTTAGTAAAGCCAAGCGAGACTTACTGGCTTTCCAGGCAAAATACAATGTACTGGATCCTACCGCTGAAGGCGCGGCGTCTCAGCAAATTGCATTTTCGATGGAAGCAACCCTGGCTCAAAAACAGGCAGAGTTGCGGGCGATGTCCTCTACGATGAGCGATCTGGCCCCGGAAATCCGGAATATTCGCCGCCAAATCACTGCGCTGCAGGAAGCGGTCAGCAAGCAAAAAAACGAACTAAATTCTGGGGCTGTGTCTTCTAAAGACAATATTTCGATGACTGAGGTGATGGCCCAGTACAGCGATTTGCAAATTCAGCTACAACTCGCTATTCAGGCATATTCATCCTCATTGATAACGCTGGAAAATACCCGGGTTGAAGCCTATGAAAAGGTTCAGCATCTGGTGACCATCGAAAAACCAACGCAACCCGATTCCCACCAATACCCCGAAATCATTTATAATATGACCCTTTTTGGCGTTATTTTGTTTATGTTGTACGGTATTGGTCGAATTGTTATTGCAACCATCAAAGAATTATAA
- a CDS encoding cytochrome c-type biogenesis protein, producing MKSLVCSLLLLLFSTAAISADNRYNFNSQQDRALFLTLTAELRCPMCQNQNIADSDAMIAHDMRRKVASLIRQGKSEQEIIDYMKARYGDFVYYEPPVTVATVWLWVLPVLFTLGGLILVLRKRSAPADADTRARLQKADQLLERDK from the coding sequence ATGAAGTCACTTGTATGCAGTTTGCTGTTGCTATTGTTCAGTACAGCGGCCATCAGCGCAGATAACCGGTATAACTTTAACTCACAACAGGACCGGGCATTGTTTTTAACCCTGACGGCAGAGCTGCGCTGCCCGATGTGCCAGAATCAGAATATTGCCGACTCCGATGCCATGATTGCCCATGATATGCGGCGAAAGGTGGCCAGCTTGATTCGACAGGGCAAATCTGAGCAGGAAATTATCGATTATATGAAAGCCCGTTATGGTGACTTTGTGTATTACGAGCCGCCGGTCACTGTGGCAACGGTATGGCTATGGGTGCTGCCAGTGCTCTTTACGCTGGGCGGCCTGATTCTGGTGTTAAGAAAGCGCTCAGCCCCGGCTGACGCCGACACCAGGGCCCGTTTGCAAAAGGCCGATCAACTGCTGGAGCGGGATAAATAA
- a CDS encoding MlaA family lipoprotein has product MWLFSLLLMSGIMSGCASNNAEERAEENNPANVSDPRDPFESVNREMWTFNWEYLDAYLIRPVTVGYVTVMPQFARTGLLNAANNLEEPANFANNLLQGDFDQGMDSLARFLINSTVGLLGTIDVASKVGIERQRESFGETLAVWGVETGPFLMLPGLGPSDPRSFTGRVADGYTYPNTVINGTYSIAAFAVSLLEARASLIDQEQQLENSFDQYNFVKNAYFQNLEFRVTDGEVGRQAVDTEQQQEDFAEFESLLDDEGEE; this is encoded by the coding sequence ATGTGGCTGTTCAGCCTCTTGTTGATGTCAGGCATCATGTCTGGTTGTGCGTCAAACAATGCCGAAGAGCGGGCTGAAGAAAATAATCCCGCCAATGTGTCTGATCCCCGTGATCCGTTTGAGTCAGTAAACCGGGAAATGTGGACCTTTAACTGGGAGTATCTGGATGCGTACCTGATTCGTCCGGTGACGGTGGGGTATGTCACGGTAATGCCGCAGTTTGCCCGTACCGGCCTGCTAAATGCTGCCAACAATCTCGAAGAGCCGGCCAACTTTGCCAATAATCTGTTACAGGGCGACTTTGATCAGGGGATGGACAGCCTGGCCAGATTTCTGATTAATTCAACAGTAGGCTTACTGGGCACGATTGATGTGGCCAGTAAAGTTGGTATTGAACGTCAGCGCGAAAGCTTTGGTGAAACGCTGGCAGTGTGGGGCGTGGAAACGGGCCCGTTTCTGATGTTACCCGGCTTAGGTCCGTCTGATCCACGTAGCTTTACTGGTCGGGTTGCTGATGGCTATACTTATCCGAATACCGTAATCAACGGCACCTATTCTATTGCTGCTTTTGCAGTATCTTTGCTGGAAGCCAGAGCATCGCTGATTGACCAGGAGCAGCAGCTGGAAAACTCGTTTGATCAGTACAATTTTGTGAAAAATGCGTACTTCCAGAATCTGGAATTTCGGGTCACCGATGGCGAAGTAGGTCGTCAGGCAGTAGACACCGAGCAACAGCAGGAAGACTTTGCTGAATTTGAATCCCTGCTGGATGACGAGGGTGAAGAATAA
- a CDS encoding peptide MFS transporter, producing the protein MTTKSNDTSFFGHPGGLQTLFFTEMWERMSYYGMRALLVIFMTMAIQQQGLGFSKDDAYAIYGLYTGAVYFMGLFGGWLADRLFGGRDAVWYGGIIIMSGHIVLAIPSTDTFFIGLILVVLGTGLLKPNISAMVGQLYGDKDSRRDGGYTLYYMGINIGSIIGNLVCGYLATTAGYHWAFGAAAIGMAIGLVQYKMTQHKLPDVSCQPTVQMSQAGVRNSWLGVIAFLLTVAVITALTSMGQMTINVVTVAESVAYLITAVFVIYFCAIFFMGQLDGNEKKRMLALLLICVASACFFAGFEQAGSSLNIFANENTDRMLGSFEIPTAWFQSLNSFFIIVLSPFFAALWINLGKRMMDPSYGMKCALGTIIMASGFVVMFFAAQLAASGLEVAPYWLVATYFLHTVGELCLSPVALSAVSKLAPRRFAGQMMGLFVLTYSIGSVIAGVLAGAFGGEETNDMAGLFIYIAQFAGVIGVIVLALSLKTRYWEKLAEKEDIEGSKTA; encoded by the coding sequence GTGACAACAAAATCTAACGACACCAGTTTCTTCGGCCATCCAGGGGGCCTGCAGACACTCTTTTTCACCGAAATGTGGGAACGCATGAGTTATTACGGCATGCGCGCACTTTTGGTTATTTTTATGACCATGGCCATTCAGCAACAAGGCCTGGGCTTTTCTAAAGACGATGCTTACGCTATTTATGGTTTGTACACTGGTGCAGTGTACTTTATGGGCCTGTTCGGTGGCTGGCTTGCTGACCGTTTATTCGGTGGCCGGGATGCCGTATGGTACGGCGGTATCATTATTATGAGCGGCCACATTGTACTGGCCATTCCCAGCACCGATACCTTCTTTATCGGTCTGATTCTGGTGGTACTGGGGACCGGACTGCTTAAGCCAAATATCAGTGCAATGGTTGGCCAGCTCTACGGCGATAAGGACTCTCGTCGAGACGGTGGTTACACGCTGTATTACATGGGTATTAATATCGGTTCCATTATCGGTAACCTGGTCTGTGGCTATCTGGCGACGACAGCAGGCTATCACTGGGCGTTTGGTGCAGCTGCCATTGGTATGGCAATCGGTCTTGTTCAATACAAAATGACCCAGCATAAACTCCCGGATGTATCATGTCAGCCAACCGTACAGATGAGTCAGGCAGGAGTGCGTAACAGCTGGCTGGGTGTTATAGCCTTTTTACTGACCGTTGCCGTTATCACCGCACTGACCAGTATGGGCCAGATGACTATCAATGTAGTAACGGTGGCAGAATCCGTGGCTTACCTGATTACAGCCGTGTTTGTGATTTACTTCTGCGCGATCTTTTTCATGGGTCAGCTCGATGGCAATGAGAAAAAACGCATGCTGGCGCTGCTACTTATCTGTGTAGCTTCGGCGTGCTTCTTTGCCGGCTTTGAGCAGGCAGGCTCTTCGCTTAATATCTTTGCCAATGAAAATACCGACCGTATGCTGGGCTCGTTTGAAATTCCGACCGCCTGGTTCCAGTCGCTAAACTCGTTCTTTATTATTGTACTGTCTCCGTTCTTTGCGGCCTTATGGATAAACCTTGGCAAACGCATGATGGATCCGTCCTACGGCATGAAATGTGCGCTGGGTACAATTATTATGGCCAGCGGCTTTGTGGTAATGTTCTTTGCTGCCCAACTGGCGGCAAGCGGCCTTGAAGTCGCGCCGTACTGGCTGGTTGCCACCTACTTCCTGCACACGGTGGGTGAACTGTGTCTGAGCCCGGTTGCGCTAAGTGCAGTCAGCAAACTGGCACCGCGCCGCTTTGCCGGTCAGATGATGGGCTTATTTGTACTGACGTACTCAATTGGCAGCGTAATTGCAGGTGTACTGGCAGGCGCATTCGGTGGTGAAGAAACCAATGATATGGCCGGCTTGTTTATTTACATCGCCCAATTTGCCGGAGTGATCGGCGTTATTGTACTGGCTCTGTCACTGAAAACCCGTTACTGGGAAAAACTGGCAGAAAAAGAAGATATTGAAGGCTCCAAAACAGCCTGA